GTCAAACCGCGCTCCAAGGGGGCAATCGCTGTCCAGGTATTGGCCACTGGATCATAGACATTCGACAAACGTGAGGGTGTATCGCCCGATAAACCAGGCTGCCCGAAGCCACCAAAGACATACAATTTACCGCCAACTACTGCGCCTTGTGCTTCAACCGCCGCAAAGGGATAACTAAATGGGGTTGGCACAGCAGTTGACCAAACAATCCGCGTAAAGTTGGGCGGTGTGGTTGGGGTCGCCGTACCCACAATCGTGGTTGGGGTGGTGGTTGGTGGGCGTGGTGTTGCCGTAGCCGTGCTGGTCGGCGTTAATGTATTGGTTGGTGTACTCGTTGGTGTTGATGTATTGGTTGGGGTATTGGTCACGGTTGGCACAGCGGTTGGGGTGTTGGTCGCAGTTGGCACATCAGTTGGTGTGCTGGTCGCAGTTGGTACATCAGTCGATGTGCTTGTTGCCGTTGGCACGTCAGTTGGTGTGTTGGTTACTGTGGGAATATTCGTCGGCGTATTGGTTGCGGTTGGTACATCGGTTGGTGTGCTTGTTGCCGTTGGCACATCAGTTGGGGTAGTGCTCGATGTCGCAGTTGGCGAGAGCATCACGTTTGTTGCGGTTGCCGCAGTGGTTGGCATTGGCGTAATTTCATTAGAATTTTTCAAGGCCAACGGTAAAAACGTACAAGCGCTCGTTGTGCAATTAGGGTCATCCAATAGGCCAGTTGTGCGAGCTAAACTCAAGCCAGCACTCGCTAGAAGCAGCGTCAGGCTGATTGCGATTAATATCCATCGTCGGCGCTGCATGCAATGTTCTCCATATATGTTGGATGAGGGGTCAGGGGCTAGATTTAACGCAGAGGGTAATAGGGGCTAGGGTTTAGGGGTCAGGGGCCAGAGACAAATACTCTCGTCCATGAAACCTGATCCCTCGGACTTTGTGCGCTTCGTACCCTTCGTGGATCAACCTTAGCTTAGCCCCTGAACCCTCGCCCCTGAACCCTGACCACTCGCCCCTGCATCCTATTTCGCTTTGAAAATCCGTAAGCGCAAACTTGTGCCTGTGCCCGAGCTTTGCACCTCGTATTGATCAACCAACTCGCTGATGAGATAGGAGCCGAAGCCACGTAACATGCCCGCTTCGAGATTATCTTCCTCGACCACTCGCCGCTCGGTATTAAAATGCTCAATGCCTTTGCCATGATCAATAATTTCGACTTCTAATTGATCGGCGTGCAACGAGAAAATAACTTCGACTGAGCCAGCTACACCGCCACCGCCGCCATGCTCGATAGCATTGGTTACTGCTTCGCTCACCGCCAGTTTCAAATCTTCAACGCGCTCACGTGGAAAGCCCATTGTGCTACCGAGTTCGGCAGCACTGGCTCGCACAACCCGCTCAAAGACCAAATCCGATGGAATGTTGAGGTGAATCCGATTCATCGCGAACCTCCACGAGCCATTGCCCGGCCCTTTTGTGGTAATTGTTCCTGTTGGTTGATCAGATGTTCATAGCGGCGCAGGTAGGCCTTACCCAAAGAACTGTTGCCAACTTGGAGATAACATGCCCCTAAATAGTAGAGCGCTTGGGTATGACGTGGGTTGCGGCGCAGCACTTTTTCAAATAACGGTATCGCTTGGGCTGGTTCT
This genomic interval from Herpetosiphon gulosus contains the following:
- a CDS encoding kelch repeat-containing protein, producing MQRRRWILIAISLTLLLASAGLSLARTTGLLDDPNCTTSACTFLPLALKNSNEITPMPTTAATATNVMLSPTATSSTTPTDVPTATSTPTDVPTATNTPTNIPTVTNTPTDVPTATSTSTDVPTATSTPTDVPTATNTPTAVPTVTNTPTNTSTPTSTPTNTLTPTSTATATPRPPTTTPTTIVGTATPTTPPNFTRIVWSTAVPTPFSYPFAAVEAQGAVVGGKLYVFGGFGQPGLSGDTPSRLSNVYDPVANTWTAIAPLERGLTHVGTATDGQKIFLVGGYIEDFDGVGQIFGSRVSRYYDTATNTYTNLPVIPIQRAAGQLYYLDRKLHYVGGTYYKQVDVGTHFVLDLNDLATGWVTQTNQLTYAELPNPRQHAGGVVLDGKLYYIGGQHGHDGSLTVDNDVHRYDPATNIWEQMADIPLALNHISHSTLALGGKIFVFAGQTTNGTRHNTIYVYDPATNTWAQMPNNLPATRYSGIIGEINGTLYFTTGGGTNSYRGIPTP
- a CDS encoding ATP-binding protein; this translates as MNRIHLNIPSDLVFERVVRASAAELGSTMGFPRERVEDLKLAVSEAVTNAIEHGGGGGVAGSVEVIFSLHADQLEVEIIDHGKGIEHFNTERRVVEEDNLEAGMLRGFGSYLISELVDQYEVQSSGTGTSLRLRIFKAK